The following coding sequences lie in one Ictalurus punctatus breed USDA103 chromosome 16, Coco_2.0, whole genome shotgun sequence genomic window:
- the LOC108276751 gene encoding cytochrome c oxidase assembly factor 4 homolog, mitochondrial — MASHSSPLPHDRSRPEEENDLVDQLISRTGCSALHYAIQECMAEHEDWRKCKTQVQDFKECMMPFQKARMEQLVKHKDSATENI, encoded by the coding sequence ATGGCATCCCATTCTTCACCCTTGCCCCATGACCGGAGCAGACCAGAGGAGGAAAATGATTTGGTAGATCAGCTGATCTCTAGGACAGGTTGTTCTGCACTGCATTATGCAATTCAGGAGTGCATGGCAGAGCATGAAGACTGGAGGAAATGCAAGACACAGGTTCAGGACTTCAAAGAGTGCATGATGCCATTCCAGAAAGCTCGGATGGAGCAGCTGGTAAAACATAAAGATTCAGCCACAGAGAACATTTGA
- the LOC100305029 gene encoding olfactory receptor 1, producing MADNITSILSLTSTNATFIRPSTFYITGLYNIPHAKYYYLFLCFVYTVTFLGNSFIMGTIYLARSLHTAKYIAVFNLALSDLCGSSALIPKLLDMLLFENQSISYEACLSNMFFVYCFMTLQCLTLLALAYDRLIAICYPLRYHAIVTKAAMIFIIGAMWVLSVSVNAVLVALITRLSFCRSTTVYSYFCDHGPIYKLACNDNTINSIMGNVCTATLLYFPLILIIASYVCIGFALQKIAHGVEQVKAMKTCTSHLILVAMFYLPIISVYTVALTTRIDTNIRIINTALTQTIPPMLNPIIYTLKTEEVMQAIKLLYKHIR from the coding sequence ATGGCTGATAACATTACTTCCATTCTTTCATTAACATCAACAAATGCAACATTTATTCGCCCCTCAACATTTTACATCACTGGACTTTACAATATCCCACATGCAAAGTActattatttgtttctttgcttTGTGTATACTGTCACCTTTTTGGGGAATTCTTTTATAATGGGCACCATCTACCTGGCACGCAGTTTACACACAGCCAAGTACATAGCTGTCTTCAACTTGGCTCTCTCTGATCTGTGTGGAAGCTCTGCTCTAATTCCAAAGCTCCTGGACATGTTACTGTTTGAGAATCAGAGTATATCCTATGAAGCCTGTTTgtcaaacatgttttttgtttattgctTTATGACCCTGCAATGTCTTACTTTGCTTGCTTTAGCTTATGACAGACTAATTGCTATATGTTATCCTTTAAGGTATCATGCTATTGTTACCAAAGCAGCAATGATTTTCATTATTGGTGCCATGTGGGTTCTATCTGTGAGTGTCAATGCTGTCCTTGTAGCTCTAATTACTAGATTGTCCTTTTGTAGATCTACAACAGTTTATAGTTATTTCTGTGATCATGGCCCTATATACAAATTAGCCTGTAATGATAATACCATAAATTCCATAATGGGCAATGTCTGTACTGCTACCCTGCTTTACTTTccattaatactaataattgCCTCATATGTTTGTATTGGTTTTGCATTACAGAAGATTGCACATGGTGTTGAGCAAGTCAAAGCTATGAAAACCTGCACTTCCCATCTTATATTAGTGGCTATGTTTTATCTCCCAATAATTAGTGTTTATACTGTAGCTCTTACCACACGTATAGACACAAATATCAGGATAATTAATACTGCCCTGACACAAACTATTCCACCCATGTTAAACCCAATCATATATACCTTAAAGACAGAGGAGGTAATGCAGGCTATTAAATTACTCTACAAACATATAAGATGA